A DNA window from Meiothermus cerbereus DSM 11376 contains the following coding sequences:
- the speE gene encoding polyamine aminopropyltransferase, producing MEYGMYYLEQVTPYEAIYRRMDRVLAAGRTKFQDYFIFQTGGFGKVLVLDKDVQSTERDEYIYHETLVHPAMLAHPNPRSVFIVGGGEGATLREVLRHPSVEKAVMCDIDDELVAMARTLLPEWHQGAFDDPRALVVTEDARAWLEHHPDTYDVIIVDLNDPVGEDNPARMLFTVEFYELLKARLNPGGLMAMQAGMVLLTHHKMHPVVHHTVKQVFRHTRSYCNYIPGFMLNFGFIVASDAVDVTGLSEGTLEARILERQLPLKHLDAPFIEAMFVLPKDLKEAIAAEKMVSRDAAPFWLTDEGEARQSGV from the coding sequence ATGGAATATGGCATGTACTACCTCGAGCAGGTCACGCCCTACGAAGCCATCTACCGCCGCATGGACAGGGTCCTGGCTGCTGGGCGAACCAAATTTCAGGATTACTTTATCTTCCAAACCGGCGGCTTTGGCAAAGTCCTGGTGCTCGACAAAGACGTGCAGTCTACCGAACGTGACGAGTACATCTACCACGAAACCCTGGTGCACCCGGCCATGCTGGCCCATCCCAACCCACGTTCGGTGTTCATTGTCGGGGGGGGCGAAGGTGCTACGCTGCGTGAGGTTTTGCGGCACCCAAGCGTGGAAAAGGCTGTGATGTGCGACATTGACGATGAGCTTGTGGCAATGGCCCGCACCCTGCTTCCAGAGTGGCATCAGGGGGCCTTCGACGACCCCCGGGCCCTGGTCGTTACCGAGGACGCCAGGGCTTGGCTGGAACATCACCCCGATACCTACGATGTGATCATCGTTGATCTGAACGACCCCGTGGGTGAGGACAACCCCGCCCGAATGCTCTTTACCGTGGAGTTCTATGAGCTGCTCAAAGCACGTCTCAATCCCGGCGGCCTGATGGCCATGCAAGCGGGTATGGTCTTGCTCACCCACCACAAAATGCATCCGGTGGTACACCATACCGTCAAGCAGGTTTTTAGGCACACCCGTAGTTACTGCAACTACATCCCTGGCTTCATGCTCAATTTTGGTTTTATTGTGGCCTCCGACGCGGTCGACGTTACAGGTTTGAGCGAGGGCACCCTTGAAGCCCGCATTCTGGAGCGCCAGCTACCGCTCAAGCACCTCGATGCACCTTTTATCGAAGCCATGTTTGTTTTGCCCAAAGACCTCAAAGAGGCCATTGCGGCAGAAAAGATGGTCTCGAGGGACGCAGCACCCTTCTGGCTAACCGACGAGGGTGAAGCACGACAGTCTGGTGTTTGA